Proteins encoded by one window of Phytohabitans houttuyneae:
- a CDS encoding CYTH and CHAD domain-containing protein, which translates to MLEEERKYEVEPRFTLPDLTPCLPSGGRVEERPPVTLTATYYDAPDLRLARAGVSLRHRKGDAEPWTVKLPADSPGVRHEISRGGGPGMPPADLVALVTAYSRGADLEPAAVVRTVRRAYELRDSDDRVLVEIADDAVTVLEDRKVKLKFREIEAERKGGGRKLLDRVEEVLREAGAVAGGFTPKHVRALGEAAAGPPDLVRAGELPRKPRAGDVVTAAIRKGIERVLTHDPLVRLRAPVGDNDTAVHQMRVGCRRLRSDLKTFGPLVDAGWAKPLRDELGWVAGLLGGARDAEVMRARLRRTATADPLSPPDEASVARIDADLAARHEESLVALEEGLRSDRYAKLVDSLVSAAREPQLTPLARERAVDVLPKLVSRPWHTFALGAKGVDGAADLDPYAPDEQWHAVRINGKRARYAVEAVAGVLGGAAPELAKALAGVQDLLGEHQDAATAAETWLSIAMSDPDDHSLAVTVGRLFERERTAIRTVRAEFPEAWRKATKPRMTAWLP; encoded by the coding sequence ATGCTGGAGGAGGAACGCAAGTACGAGGTGGAGCCGCGCTTCACGCTGCCCGATCTGACCCCGTGCCTGCCCTCCGGCGGCCGGGTCGAGGAGCGGCCGCCGGTCACCCTCACCGCCACCTACTACGACGCGCCCGACCTGCGCCTCGCGCGGGCCGGCGTCTCGCTGCGGCACCGCAAGGGCGACGCCGAGCCGTGGACCGTCAAGCTGCCCGCCGACTCACCGGGCGTGCGCCACGAGATATCGCGCGGCGGCGGGCCCGGCATGCCACCGGCCGACCTCGTCGCGCTCGTCACCGCGTACTCGCGGGGTGCCGACCTCGAGCCCGCCGCGGTGGTGCGCACGGTCCGCCGGGCCTACGAGCTGCGCGACAGCGACGACCGCGTGCTCGTCGAAATCGCCGACGACGCGGTCACGGTCCTCGAAGACCGCAAGGTGAAGTTGAAGTTCCGCGAGATAGAGGCGGAGCGCAAGGGCGGCGGCCGCAAGCTGCTCGACCGGGTCGAGGAAGTGCTGCGCGAGGCGGGCGCTGTCGCCGGCGGGTTCACGCCCAAGCACGTGCGGGCGCTGGGCGAGGCGGCGGCCGGTCCGCCGGACCTTGTGCGCGCCGGTGAGCTGCCGCGCAAGCCGCGGGCCGGCGACGTGGTCACCGCGGCCATCCGCAAGGGCATCGAGCGGGTGCTGACCCACGACCCGCTCGTGCGGCTGCGCGCCCCGGTCGGCGACAACGACACCGCCGTGCACCAGATGCGGGTCGGCTGCCGGCGGCTGCGCAGCGACCTCAAGACGTTCGGGCCGCTGGTCGACGCGGGGTGGGCAAAGCCGCTCCGGGACGAGCTCGGCTGGGTGGCGGGGCTGCTCGGTGGCGCCCGCGACGCCGAGGTGATGCGGGCCCGGCTGCGCCGCACCGCCACCGCCGACCCGCTCAGCCCGCCCGACGAGGCGTCCGTCGCGCGGATCGACGCCGACCTCGCCGCCCGCCACGAGGAGTCGCTCGTGGCGCTGGAGGAGGGGCTCCGCTCGGACCGGTACGCGAAGCTCGTCGACAGCCTCGTCTCCGCCGCCCGCGAGCCGCAGCTCACTCCCCTCGCCCGGGAGCGCGCGGTCGACGTGCTGCCCAAGCTCGTGTCGCGGCCGTGGCACACGTTCGCGCTCGGCGCCAAGGGTGTCGACGGCGCGGCCGACCTCGACCCGTACGCGCCGGACGAGCAGTGGCACGCCGTGCGCATCAACGGCAAGCGCGCCCGGTACGCCGTGGAGGCGGTCGCCGGCGTGCTCGGCGGTGCGGCACCCGAGCTGGCCAAGGCGCTCGCCGGCGTGCAGGATCTGCTCGGCGAGCACCAGGACGCGGCGACTGCGGCCGAGACGTGGCTGTCCATCGCGATGTCCGATCCCGACGACCACTCGCTCGCGGTGACCGTGGGCCGGCTCTTCGAGCGCGAGCGCACCGCGATCCGCACAGTCCGGGCCGAGTTTCCCGAGGCCTGGCGCAAGGCGACGAAGCCACGGATGACAGCTTGGCTTCCGTAG
- a CDS encoding NUDIX hydrolase translates to MASVGTIRAAGGVVWRPGPRGGVEVCLVHRPRYDDWSLPKGKLTAREHPLAAAVREVEEETSVRARPQLRLPSVRYRRDGQPKVVDYWTMRALSAARFFPNSEVDRLRWVSPETAERTVSYPHDQRVLRHFASLPKVTSVIVLVRHALAGKRGTWSGPDSARPLDQPGRAQARALGPILAEMAPELILSASARRCTQTIEPAAARLDLPIEVDSLFDEPKPGQDPADVTAGAAARLAELATGYESVLVCSQGKVIPPALARLSGLGSAKAWATPKGTGWLLAFAGMHLAGADRIVV, encoded by the coding sequence TTGGCTTCCGTAGGCACTATCCGGGCCGCCGGCGGCGTCGTCTGGCGGCCGGGGCCGCGCGGCGGTGTCGAGGTGTGCCTTGTGCATCGGCCGCGCTACGACGACTGGTCACTGCCCAAAGGCAAGCTCACCGCCCGCGAGCATCCGCTCGCCGCCGCGGTGCGCGAGGTCGAGGAGGAGACATCGGTACGGGCGCGGCCGCAGCTGCGCCTGCCATCGGTTCGGTACCGGCGTGACGGCCAGCCGAAGGTCGTCGACTACTGGACGATGCGCGCGCTGTCGGCGGCGCGCTTCTTCCCCAACTCCGAGGTCGACCGGCTGCGCTGGGTCTCGCCCGAGACGGCCGAGCGCACGGTGTCGTACCCGCACGACCAGCGCGTGCTGCGCCACTTCGCGAGCCTGCCCAAGGTGACCTCGGTGATCGTGCTGGTACGCCACGCGCTGGCGGGCAAGCGCGGCACGTGGAGCGGGCCGGATAGTGCCCGCCCGCTCGACCAGCCCGGTCGCGCGCAGGCGCGGGCGCTCGGCCCGATCCTGGCCGAGATGGCGCCGGAGCTGATCCTGTCCGCGTCCGCCCGCCGGTGCACGCAGACGATCGAGCCGGCTGCGGCCCGCCTCGACCTGCCGATCGAGGTCGACTCGCTGTTCGACGAGCCCAAGCCGGGCCAGGACCCTGCCGACGTCACCGCCGGCGCGGCCGCCCGCCTCGCCGAGCTGGCCACCGGGTACGAGTCGGTGCTCGTGTGCAGCCAGGGCAAGGTGATTCCGCCCGCTCTGGCCCGCCTGTCCGGCCTGGGCTCGGCGAAGGCGTGGGCCACGCCGAAGGGCACCGGCTGGCTGCTCGCCTTCGCCGGCATGCACCTGGCCGGCGCGGACCGCATCGTCGTCTGA
- a CDS encoding sensor histidine kinase, with product MSLLSTLRARAAVVPTRIVDAGFALLCYVLMAISVGAHTETQPLSLLLIAVATLPLIWRRRWPLPVTAVCGVGTVSLTLLDRLGDLPYSQLVATYTLAAFSGPLARLLGVAGTVIGIGVSFIGHQEKLVQLPIVALLFIGAYALGTATRARHDRIALLEERNRRHAEEREAAAARERERIARDMHDILAHSISLIAVQAEAGPVLVRADPARAERVFDTIGETARETLTQLRRTLGILRGEAGSRAPQPDLDGLAALAERAREAGLAVAVEERGDKRPLPPELGLAAYRVVQESLTNVVRHARAKRVWIRLDWAPDQLGVEVRDDGRGPGGAKPGGGHGIMGMHERVGAVGGALRTGPGPGGAGFQVTATLPASLDKDQVRG from the coding sequence GTGAGCTTGCTGAGCACGCTTCGGGCGCGCGCGGCGGTGGTGCCCACGCGCATCGTCGACGCGGGTTTCGCGCTGCTGTGCTACGTGCTGATGGCCATCTCGGTCGGCGCGCACACCGAGACCCAGCCGCTCTCGCTGCTGCTCATCGCGGTGGCCACGCTCCCGCTGATCTGGCGGCGCCGGTGGCCGCTGCCGGTGACCGCGGTGTGCGGCGTGGGCACCGTGTCGCTCACGCTGCTCGACCGGCTCGGCGACCTGCCTTACAGCCAGCTCGTCGCGACGTACACGCTGGCGGCGTTCTCCGGTCCGCTGGCCCGGCTGCTGGGCGTGGCCGGCACGGTGATCGGCATCGGTGTCTCGTTCATCGGCCACCAGGAAAAGCTCGTGCAGCTGCCGATCGTCGCGCTGCTGTTCATCGGGGCCTACGCATTGGGCACCGCCACCCGCGCCCGCCACGACCGCATCGCCCTGCTGGAGGAGCGAAACCGGCGGCATGCCGAGGAGCGCGAGGCGGCCGCGGCCCGCGAGCGCGAGCGGATCGCCCGCGACATGCACGACATCCTGGCCCACTCGATCAGCCTCATCGCGGTGCAGGCCGAGGCTGGCCCGGTGCTCGTGCGGGCCGACCCGGCGCGCGCCGAGCGGGTGTTCGACACGATCGGCGAGACCGCTCGCGAGACGCTGACCCAGCTGCGCCGCACCCTCGGCATCCTGCGCGGCGAGGCGGGCAGCCGCGCACCGCAGCCCGACCTCGACGGCCTCGCGGCCCTGGCCGAGCGCGCCCGGGAGGCGGGTCTCGCGGTCGCGGTCGAGGAGCGCGGCGACAAGCGCCCCCTGCCGCCGGAGCTGGGGCTGGCCGCCTATCGCGTGGTGCAGGAGTCCCTGACCAACGTGGTGCGCCACGCGCGTGCCAAGCGCGTGTGGATCCGCCTCGACTGGGCACCCGACCAGCTGGGCGTCGAGGTCCGCGACGACGGCCGCGGCCCCGGCGGCGCCAAGCCCGGCGGCGGCCACGGCATCATGGGCATGCACGAGCGCGTCGGCGCCGTCGGCGGCGCGCTGCGCACCGGCCCAGGCCCCGGCGGCGCCGGCTTCCAGGTCACCGCCACCCTCCCCGCGAGCCTCGACAAGGACCAGGTCCGTGGCTGA
- a CDS encoding response regulator, whose product MADQLRVLVVDDQALVRDGFSVILDAQPDITVVGEAGDGEEAVSAALALRPDVVLMDVRMPRLDGIGATARICAETEARVLVLTTFDVDEYVYDALHAGASGFLLKDMRRDELVAAVRTVAAGEALLAPTVTRRLIAEMVHRGRSAPAGRRPEGRLATLTARETDTLRLVARGLSNAEIAGELFVTEHTVKTHVSNLLTKLGLRDRVQAVVVAYESGLVVPGTAAGQGPAQPTPGREAATSG is encoded by the coding sequence GTGGCTGACCAGCTGCGCGTGCTCGTCGTCGACGACCAGGCCCTGGTGCGCGACGGCTTCAGCGTGATCCTGGACGCCCAGCCGGACATCACGGTGGTTGGGGAGGCCGGCGACGGCGAAGAGGCCGTCAGCGCCGCGCTGGCCCTGCGGCCCGACGTGGTCCTGATGGACGTGCGCATGCCCCGCCTGGACGGCATAGGCGCGACCGCCCGCATCTGCGCCGAGACCGAGGCCCGCGTGCTGGTGCTGACCACGTTCGACGTCGACGAGTACGTGTATGACGCCCTCCACGCCGGCGCCAGCGGCTTCCTGCTCAAGGACATGCGCCGCGACGAGCTGGTCGCCGCCGTACGCACGGTCGCCGCCGGCGAGGCACTGCTCGCACCGACCGTCACCCGCCGCCTGATCGCCGAGATGGTGCATCGCGGCAGGTCCGCACCGGCCGGCCGCCGCCCCGAGGGACGGCTGGCCACGCTGACCGCCCGCGAGACCGACACGCTGCGCCTGGTGGCCCGCGGCCTTTCCAACGCGGAGATCGCGGGCGAGCTGTTCGTGACCGAGCACACCGTCAAGACCCACGTGAGCAACCTGCTCACCAAGCTCGGCCTGCGCGACCGCGTGCAGGCGGTCGTCGTGGCCTACGAGTCAGGGCTCGTCGTCCCCGGCACGGCGGCGGGGCAGGGGCCGGCTCAGCCCACGCCCGGTCGCGAAGCAGCCACCTCCGGCTGA
- a CDS encoding MMPL family transporter: MLKSVTGFAIRRPRIVVVAWILALVAGFGIGIGVFERLTAEVSSGSGTESARGGDRIAATGPEQSAITAVVHGKPADDPAVRAQVDDAIADVRAIPGVVEVSPPQPSARTGEALILSVTLRSEDETEAAEAAAERLREISAAQVAVSGGPLTEEEYGTQAEQDVQRAEMLTTPVVLVLLLLIFGGLIAAGLPLLIAVAGVGGTFGILYGFSEVTDVSVYAIQVTTMMAVGLGVDYALLMVNRFREERAIDPDVRGAVTRTAASAGRTVLFAGLTVALALAGLVVFSDPFLRSMGFAGMAVVLVDMLAALTLLPALLVLLGRRIKPGKPQAGGGFFARVARRVQRRPMATMLVTAAALVFVALPALDLRLGLGDPRMLPADSGTRQLYDALSTHYPEGNAPDPIEAVVTAPSTDPGIAELRDRIAGVDGIARVEAVPAGADLTVLNAYPVDITPSDRTKEAVTAIRDLPAPFEVLVTGDAAHLVDYESMLVERAPWAIGVVVLGTLLLLFAFTGSVLLPIKAVVTNMLSIGAALGVVVWVFQDGNLASVFGTSGLGYLNLTVPVLVAAIAFGLSVDYEVFLLSRIRERWLAGVPADRAVAEGIQRTGRIITSAALLLVVVFAGFLVGGFVPIKGIGLGLVLAVAIDATVVRMLLVPATMTVLGRYNFWAPGPLRRLHKRIEVTEEAPAEREPALV; the protein is encoded by the coding sequence ATGCTTAAGTCAGTCACAGGATTCGCGATCCGGCGGCCGCGCATCGTCGTCGTCGCCTGGATACTCGCGCTGGTCGCCGGCTTCGGGATCGGCATCGGCGTCTTCGAGCGTCTCACCGCCGAAGTCAGCTCCGGCTCCGGCACGGAGTCGGCGCGTGGCGGCGACCGCATCGCCGCTACCGGGCCTGAGCAGTCGGCGATCACCGCCGTCGTGCATGGGAAGCCGGCCGACGACCCGGCCGTGCGGGCGCAGGTCGACGACGCCATCGCCGACGTGCGGGCGATTCCCGGCGTGGTCGAGGTCAGCCCACCGCAGCCTTCCGCGCGCACCGGTGAGGCCCTGATCCTCAGCGTCACGCTGCGCTCGGAGGACGAGACCGAGGCCGCAGAGGCGGCGGCCGAACGGCTGCGCGAGATCTCCGCCGCGCAGGTCGCCGTCTCCGGTGGTCCGCTGACCGAGGAGGAGTACGGCACGCAGGCCGAACAGGACGTGCAGCGCGCGGAGATGCTGACCACGCCGGTCGTCCTGGTACTGCTGCTGCTCATCTTCGGCGGACTGATCGCGGCCGGGCTCCCGCTGCTCATCGCGGTCGCCGGCGTGGGCGGCACGTTCGGCATCCTCTACGGCTTCTCCGAGGTCACCGACGTCTCCGTGTACGCCATCCAGGTCACCACGATGATGGCGGTCGGCCTCGGCGTGGACTACGCGCTGCTGATGGTCAACCGCTTCCGCGAGGAGCGCGCGATCGACCCGGACGTACGTGGCGCCGTGACCCGCACCGCCGCGAGTGCCGGCCGTACCGTCCTGTTCGCCGGCCTCACCGTCGCCCTCGCGCTGGCCGGGCTGGTGGTCTTCTCCGACCCGTTCCTGCGCTCGATGGGCTTCGCGGGCATGGCGGTCGTGCTGGTGGACATGCTCGCCGCGCTCACCCTGCTGCCCGCGCTGCTGGTGCTGCTCGGTCGCCGCATCAAGCCGGGCAAGCCGCAGGCCGGCGGCGGCTTCTTCGCCCGCGTCGCGCGGCGGGTGCAGCGGCGCCCGATGGCCACGATGCTCGTGACCGCCGCCGCGCTTGTGTTCGTCGCGCTGCCCGCGCTCGACCTGCGGCTCGGCCTCGGCGACCCGCGCATGCTGCCCGCGGACTCCGGCACGCGCCAGCTCTACGACGCGCTGTCGACGCACTACCCCGAGGGCAACGCGCCCGACCCGATCGAGGCCGTGGTCACCGCGCCCTCGACCGACCCGGGCATCGCCGAGCTGCGCGACCGGATCGCGGGTGTGGACGGTATCGCGCGCGTCGAAGCGGTTCCCGCGGGCGCTGACCTCACGGTGCTCAACGCCTACCCGGTCGACATCACCCCGTCGGACCGTACGAAGGAGGCGGTGACCGCGATCCGCGACCTGCCGGCGCCGTTCGAGGTGTTGGTGACCGGCGACGCCGCACACCTCGTGGACTACGAGTCGATGCTGGTGGAGCGGGCGCCGTGGGCGATCGGCGTGGTGGTGCTGGGCACGCTCTTGCTGCTGTTCGCCTTCACCGGCTCGGTGCTGTTGCCGATCAAGGCGGTGGTCACCAACATGCTCAGCATCGGCGCCGCCCTCGGCGTGGTGGTCTGGGTGTTCCAGGACGGCAACCTGGCTAGCGTCTTCGGCACCAGTGGACTCGGATACCTCAACCTCACCGTGCCTGTGCTCGTCGCCGCAATCGCGTTCGGGCTGTCCGTGGACTACGAGGTGTTCCTGCTCTCCCGCATCCGCGAACGCTGGCTGGCCGGCGTACCCGCCGATCGCGCGGTGGCGGAGGGGATACAGCGCACCGGGCGCATCATCACCTCGGCGGCGCTGTTGCTGGTGGTCGTGTTCGCCGGTTTCCTGGTCGGCGGTTTCGTGCCCATCAAGGGCATCGGCCTGGGGCTCGTGCTCGCCGTCGCGATCGACGCCACCGTGGTACGGATGCTATTGGTACCAGCCACGATGACCGTGCTCGGCCGGTACAACTTCTGGGCGCCAGGTCCGCTGCGCCGCCTGCACAAGCGGATCGAGGTGACCGAGGAGGCCCCGGCGGAAAGGGAGCCGGCGCTCGTCTGA
- a CDS encoding HU family DNA-binding protein, producing the protein MNKAELIEALAARLGDKKAATAALDAVLAEVQQAVTKGDRVAITGFGVFEKRVRGARTARNPRTGEAVKVKKTSVPAFRAGAGFKEMVASGRVPKVAAAKKTTASKATTAKATTATKKAAAPAKATATKKAAAAPAKKAATKSTTARASAAAKKAPAKKAPARKAAPKR; encoded by the coding sequence GTGAACAAGGCCGAGCTCATCGAGGCGCTCGCCGCCCGCTTGGGGGACAAGAAGGCGGCGACGGCGGCGCTCGACGCGGTGCTGGCAGAAGTCCAGCAGGCTGTCACCAAGGGCGACCGAGTGGCCATCACCGGCTTCGGCGTCTTCGAGAAGCGGGTCCGTGGCGCGCGAACAGCTCGCAACCCGCGCACCGGTGAAGCGGTGAAGGTGAAGAAGACGTCGGTCCCGGCATTCCGCGCCGGCGCCGGCTTCAAGGAGATGGTCGCGAGCGGCCGGGTGCCGAAGGTGGCCGCCGCCAAGAAGACCACCGCCTCGAAGGCCACCACCGCCAAGGCCACCACGGCCACCAAGAAGGCCGCCGCACCGGCCAAGGCTACGGCGACCAAGAAGGCCGCTGCCGCCCCCGCCAAGAAGGCCGCGACCAAGAGCACCACCGCCCGCGCGTCCGCGGCGGCCAAGAAGGCCCCCGCGAAGAAGGCCCCGGCCCGCAAGGCCGCGCCGAAGCGCTAA
- the leuD gene encoding 3-isopropylmalate dehydratase small subunit — MEKFTVHSGTALPLRRSNVDTDQIIPAVYLKRVTRTGFEDGLFSAWREDPAFVLNNPAFAGASILLAGPEFGTGSSREHAVWALRDYGFKAVISPRFGDIFRGNALKEGLLPVELELKAVEALWDLVENDPTAQVTVDLTAREVRADDSTWSFPLDDFSRWRLMEGLDDIGLTLRHEDAITSYEERRLPFLPVVS; from the coding sequence ATGGAAAAGTTCACCGTTCACTCCGGCACCGCGCTCCCGCTGCGCCGGTCCAACGTGGATACCGACCAGATCATCCCGGCCGTCTACCTCAAGCGCGTGACCCGCACGGGCTTCGAGGACGGGCTGTTCAGCGCGTGGCGCGAGGATCCCGCCTTCGTGCTCAACAACCCCGCCTTCGCGGGCGCCTCGATCCTGCTGGCCGGCCCCGAGTTCGGCACTGGGTCGTCGCGCGAGCACGCCGTGTGGGCGTTGCGTGACTACGGTTTCAAGGCGGTCATCTCACCTCGCTTCGGCGACATCTTCCGCGGCAACGCCTTGAAGGAGGGTCTGCTGCCGGTCGAGCTCGAACTCAAAGCTGTGGAAGCGCTGTGGGATCTCGTCGAGAACGACCCGACCGCGCAGGTCACGGTGGACCTGACGGCGCGGGAAGTACGGGCCGATGACAGCACTTGGTCCTTTCCTCTCGACGATTTCAGCCGTTGGCGGCTGATGGAGGGGTTGGACGACATTGGACTGACGCTGCGCCACGAGGACGCGATTACCTCGTACGAAGAGCGTCGACTGCCCTTCCTGCCAGTGGTTTCTTAG
- the leuC gene encoding 3-isopropylmalate dehydratase large subunit, whose amino-acid sequence MVGDTQKPRTLAEKVWDAHVVRSAEGEPDLLFIDLHLLHEVTSPQAFDGLRMAGRSVRRTDLTLATEDHNTPTGYADPSFNNRRGDLLTIADTTSRTQIETLRRNCAEFGVKLHPLGDAQQGIVHVIGPQLGLTQPGLTIVCGDSHTATHGAFGALAFGIGTSEVEHVLATQTLPQARPKTMAVTVEGALGPGVTAKDLVLALIAKVGTGGGRGHIVEYRGEAIRALSMEGRMTICNMSIEWGAKAGMIAPDETTFAYLKGRPNAPQGEAWDAAVEHWQSLTTDEGATFDTEVVLDASQISPFVTWGTNPGQGIALNGAVPDPEEFVEEVERSAARRALEYMALEPGTRLRDVAVDVVFVGSCTNGRLEDLRAAAEVLRGHKVADGVRMLVVPGSAAVREAAEHEGLDKVFTDAGAEWRFAGCSMCLGMNPDTLKPGERSASTSNRNFEGRQGRGGRTHLVSPPVAAATAVVGRLAAPADLN is encoded by the coding sequence ATGGTGGGAGACACGCAGAAACCAAGGACCCTCGCCGAGAAGGTGTGGGACGCCCATGTGGTGCGATCCGCCGAGGGTGAGCCGGATCTGCTGTTCATCGACCTTCACTTGCTCCACGAAGTGACCAGCCCGCAGGCATTCGACGGCCTGCGGATGGCCGGACGTTCCGTCCGGCGCACGGACCTGACGCTCGCGACCGAGGACCACAACACTCCGACCGGGTACGCGGATCCGTCCTTCAACAACCGTCGCGGCGATCTTCTGACGATCGCCGACACCACGTCGCGCACGCAGATTGAGACGCTGCGCCGCAACTGCGCCGAGTTCGGCGTGAAGCTGCACCCGCTGGGCGACGCGCAGCAGGGCATCGTTCACGTGATCGGCCCGCAACTCGGTCTCACCCAGCCCGGTCTCACGATCGTCTGTGGCGACTCGCACACCGCGACGCACGGCGCGTTCGGCGCGCTCGCGTTCGGCATAGGCACGAGTGAGGTCGAGCACGTGCTCGCCACGCAGACGCTGCCGCAGGCGCGGCCGAAGACGATGGCGGTGACCGTCGAAGGGGCGCTCGGCCCCGGCGTCACGGCCAAGGACCTTGTGCTGGCGTTGATCGCCAAGGTGGGCACCGGCGGCGGGCGCGGCCACATCGTGGAGTACCGCGGCGAAGCCATCCGCGCGCTTTCCATGGAAGGGCGCATGACGATTTGCAACATGTCGATCGAGTGGGGCGCCAAGGCCGGCATGATCGCTCCGGACGAGACCACGTTCGCTTACCTGAAGGGGCGCCCCAACGCGCCGCAGGGTGAGGCGTGGGACGCGGCCGTCGAGCACTGGCAGAGCCTCACGACCGACGAAGGCGCCACGTTCGACACCGAGGTGGTGCTGGACGCCTCGCAGATCAGCCCGTTCGTCACGTGGGGCACCAACCCGGGGCAGGGCATCGCGCTCAACGGCGCCGTGCCGGACCCGGAGGAGTTCGTCGAGGAGGTCGAGCGTTCGGCCGCCCGCCGCGCCCTGGAGTACATGGCGCTCGAGCCGGGCACGCGCCTTCGCGACGTCGCCGTCGACGTGGTCTTCGTCGGCTCGTGCACCAACGGACGTCTGGAGGACCTGCGCGCCGCCGCCGAGGTGCTGCGCGGTCACAAGGTGGCCGACGGCGTGCGCATGCTCGTGGTGCCCGGCTCCGCCGCCGTGCGCGAAGCGGCCGAGCACGAGGGGCTGGACAAGGTCTTCACCGACGCGGGTGCCGAGTGGCGGTTCGCCGGCTGCTCCATGTGCCTCGGCATGAACCCCGACACGCTCAAGCCCGGTGAGCGCTCGGCGTCCACCTCCAACCGCAACTTCGAGGGCCGGCAGGGGCGCGGTGGTCGTACCCACCTCGTCTCGCCCCCGGTCGCCGCCGCAACCGCCGTCGTGGGCCGCCTCGCCGCGCCCGCCGACCTGAACTAG
- a CDS encoding IclR family transcriptional regulator encodes MSGVGVLDKAVVILAACVDGASLAELVERTKLPRATAHRLAQALEIHRMLVRDTQGRWRPGPRLGELANAAPDVLLTAAEPLLAALRDATGESAQLYLRRADERICVGAAERASGLRDTVPVGAVLPMTAGSAAQVLLAWEPPEAVMPLLPRCKFTGRTLAEVRRRGWAQSVAEREAGVASVSAPIRDRTGRVIAAISVSGPIERLGRRPGDRHAMAVVRAGQRLSGL; translated from the coding sequence ATGAGCGGTGTCGGCGTTCTCGACAAGGCGGTGGTCATCCTGGCCGCATGTGTCGACGGCGCCAGCTTGGCCGAACTCGTCGAGCGCACCAAGCTGCCCCGGGCCACCGCGCACCGGCTTGCGCAAGCACTGGAAATCCACCGGATGCTGGTGCGTGACACCCAGGGACGGTGGCGCCCCGGGCCGCGTCTGGGCGAGCTGGCCAACGCCGCGCCCGACGTCCTGCTGACCGCCGCCGAGCCACTTCTGGCCGCGCTGCGCGACGCGACCGGCGAGAGCGCACAGCTTTACCTGCGCCGCGCGGACGAGCGCATCTGCGTGGGCGCCGCCGAGCGCGCGAGTGGCCTGCGCGACACCGTGCCGGTGGGCGCGGTGCTCCCGATGACGGCGGGCTCGGCCGCACAGGTGCTGCTCGCCTGGGAGCCGCCCGAGGCTGTGATGCCACTGTTGCCGCGGTGCAAGTTCACCGGCCGGACGCTGGCCGAGGTGCGCCGCCGCGGCTGGGCGCAGAGCGTGGCCGAGCGCGAGGCCGGCGTGGCAAGCGTTTCCGCCCCGATCCGCGACCGCACGGGCCGCGTCATCGCCGCGATCAGCGTCTCCGGCCCGATAGAGCGCCTCGGCCGCCGCCCCGGCGACCGCCACGCGATGGCCGTCGTGCGCGCCGGCCAGCGCCTGAGCGGCCTCTGA
- a CDS encoding fumarylacetoacetate hydrolase family protein: protein MRIARFVHAGGMSFGVVEGDPDGLTVAEIEGHPFGQISFTTQRWALADVRLLSPILPSKVVCVGRNYADHAAELGNEVPKEPLLFLKPSTSVIGPRDAIRLPPQSKQVEHEAELAVVIGPPGARRADRAAAERAIFGYTCANDVTARDLQKADVQFTRAKGFDSFCPLGPWISTGLDVSDLEVRCEVNEEVRQLGRTKDMVFDVPTLVSYVSHVMTLLPGDVILTGTPAGVSPITAGDTVMVRVEGIGDLANPVVGLD from the coding sequence GTGCGTATCGCTCGTTTCGTTCATGCCGGTGGGATGTCCTTCGGCGTCGTGGAGGGCGACCCCGACGGGCTGACGGTCGCCGAGATCGAGGGCCACCCGTTCGGGCAGATCTCGTTCACCACCCAGCGCTGGGCGCTCGCCGACGTGCGGCTGCTGTCGCCGATCCTGCCGAGCAAGGTGGTGTGCGTCGGGCGCAACTACGCCGATCACGCGGCCGAGCTGGGCAACGAGGTGCCGAAAGAGCCGCTGCTCTTCCTCAAGCCCTCCACGTCGGTGATCGGGCCGCGCGACGCAATCCGGCTGCCACCCCAGTCCAAGCAGGTCGAGCACGAGGCCGAGCTCGCGGTGGTCATCGGCCCGCCGGGCGCGCGGCGCGCCGACCGGGCGGCGGCCGAGCGGGCGATCTTCGGGTACACCTGCGCCAACGACGTCACCGCCCGCGACCTGCAGAAAGCCGACGTGCAGTTCACGCGCGCGAAGGGCTTCGACTCGTTTTGCCCGCTCGGCCCGTGGATCAGCACCGGCCTCGACGTGAGCGACCTCGAGGTGCGCTGCGAGGTCAACGAGGAGGTCCGCCAGCTGGGCCGCACCAAGGACATGGTCTTCGACGTGCCCACCCTGGTCTCCTACGTGTCACACGTCATGACCCTCCTGCCCGGCGACGTGATCCTCACCGGCACGCCCGCGGGCGTGAGTCCCATCACGGCCGGCGACACGGTGATGGTGCGGGTCGAGGGCATCGGTGACCTGGCCAACCCCGTCGTGGGGCTCGACTGA